The Thermoproteota archaeon genome includes a window with the following:
- a CDS encoding chemotaxis protein CheC — protein MTQLTKLEPDEITKLENTFNEYITAKTSSALSTLFSESIFHKVKILDDGICNIKETKIPDDEIKMCGISLNGKGDTHIEICYTIKIKYAKKIAAKLLDQPIDELDDLSTSAIQEVANIMTGSFFNAMSSCTGFRVELSTPDFAKGELPSLVSVCAKNIANPIDTVVITDAEFVGEESGIKIHMMILQDILHIRELLKHQNSKNSVEKHEEEYFIGGQNSELDSLVEDALKEEKHAS, from the coding sequence TTGACGCAGTTAACAAAACTAGAGCCAGATGAAATTACAAAACTAGAAAATACATTTAATGAATACATCACAGCAAAGACCTCTTCTGCATTATCCACATTATTTTCAGAATCAATTTTTCACAAAGTGAAGATACTTGATGATGGAATTTGTAACATAAAAGAGACTAAAATTCCTGATGATGAGATAAAGATGTGCGGAATTAGCCTCAACGGAAAAGGCGACACACACATTGAAATTTGTTATACAATCAAGATAAAATATGCAAAAAAAATTGCCGCAAAACTCCTTGATCAACCAATTGATGAGCTAGATGATCTAAGTACATCTGCAATACAAGAAGTGGCAAACATCATGACCGGCTCATTTTTTAATGCAATGTCAAGTTGTACAGGGTTTAGGGTAGAACTATCTACGCCTGATTTTGCAAAAGGAGAACTTCCATCATTGGTAAGCGTCTGTGCAAAAAACATAGCAAACCCAATTGATACTGTAGTGATTACCGATGCAGAATTTGTGGGAGAAGAAAGCGGAATAAAAATTCACATGATGATCTTGCAGGATATTCTTCATATACGTGAATTACTAAAACATCAAAATTCTAAAAATTCTGTAGAAAAACACGAGGAAGAATATTTTATTGGAGGCCAAAACTCTGAGCTAGATTCACTTGTAGAGGATGCCTTAAAGGAGGAAAAACATGCTAGCTAA
- a CDS encoding protein-glutamate O-methyltransferase CheR — MLANVTFSEKEISLISNIMKDNVGIDLSDFKLPFISRRINARMQLKGIREGSEYARLLDEDPLEPLNLYNSLSINVTKCFRDPNVWETFRANILPSMIEKINTNETIQVWSAGCATGQEPYSLAIMLNEAIGAKKIHFKITSTDMNRVSISIAETGKYDPKSLSNIPTELFPKYFQKLDDELYQVRDVLKQNVDFIVGDVSSVDISSMDLVVCRNLLIYYSRDAQELLFKKFHKSLKQEGHLILGMDESMLGTIGTSLFLPLYPRERIYIKARGDSS; from the coding sequence ATGCTAGCTAATGTCACTTTTTCTGAAAAAGAGATCTCTCTGATCAGTAATATCATGAAGGATAATGTGGGAATTGATCTCTCTGATTTCAAACTGCCCTTCATATCAAGGAGAATTAATGCAAGAATGCAGCTCAAGGGAATTAGAGAAGGCTCAGAATATGCCAGACTGTTAGATGAGGATCCTCTAGAGCCACTTAACCTGTACAACTCCTTATCAATCAATGTAACAAAATGCTTCAGAGATCCAAACGTATGGGAAACTTTTCGCGCAAATATTCTTCCATCAATGATTGAAAAAATCAATACCAATGAAACCATCCAAGTTTGGAGTGCAGGATGTGCAACAGGTCAAGAACCATACAGCCTTGCAATAATGCTCAATGAAGCAATTGGAGCCAAAAAAATTCATTTTAAAATTACCTCGACTGATATGAATAGGGTCTCAATTAGTATTGCAGAGACTGGAAAATATGATCCAAAAAGTCTTAGTAACATTCCGACTGAGCTATTTCCAAAATATTTTCAAAAATTAGATGATGAACTCTACCAAGTAAGAGATGTTCTAAAACAAAATGTTGATTTTATTGTAGGGGATGTAAGTTCCGTTGACATTTCCTCAATGGATCTTGTTGTGTGTAGAAATTTGCTAATCTATTATAGTCGTGATGCTCAAGAATTATTATTCAAAAAATTCCATAAATCATTGAAACAAGAGGGGCATCTGATTTTAGGAATGGATGAATCAATGCTTGGGACAATCGGTACTAGTCTATTTCTTCCATTATACCCAAGGGAGCGAATTTACATAAAAGCAAGGGGAGACTCTTCTTGA
- a CDS encoding response regulator, with amino-acid sequence MSSRAPKVLIVDDASFMRTLLKDIVKKNGLAGEILEAGDGVEGVKAYQQHKPDLVTMDVNMPRADGIQALRAIMKINPAAKIVMVTSVEQKDIVQDAMRLGARDYVVKPFDRSAVPLVLNKVLRQR; translated from the coding sequence ATGAGTAGCCGTGCTCCTAAAGTACTCATCGTTGATGACGCATCATTTATGCGAACATTACTCAAAGATATTGTAAAAAAGAACGGTTTGGCAGGGGAGATCTTAGAAGCAGGTGATGGAGTTGAAGGTGTCAAAGCATACCAACAACACAAACCTGATCTTGTTACAATGGATGTAAACATGCCAAGAGCAGACGGCATCCAGGCCTTGCGTGCAATAATGAAGATTAATCCAGCAGCAAAAATAGTCATGGTGACTTCTGTTGAACAAAAAGACATTGTCCAGGATGCTATGCGTCTTGGGGCAAGGGATTATGTTGTAAAACCCTTTGATCGTTCTGCAGTACCATTGGTTCTAAACAAAGTTCTAAGACAGAGATAA
- a CDS encoding LON domain containing protein — MSIKTIPIFPLDLVLFPGQELPLRIFEPRYKQLVDDCMLGDGQFGVCLIDDSEKIQGWQAPHSIGTIAKITKCQDIDIAGRHLSIETVGRGKFKIKKIIEPAVSLPYDYDPNSEEGLERMGQLHEKIGINEKLYIRAEIQMIPEITETIKLDQWKELVELWKEKIILQALPRVLNPFELDQILVQYSLISEIPTIDYVYSLAALGAASPNELQPLLETDNLNDLIQKVKELFQRR; from the coding sequence TTGAGCATCAAGACTATCCCAATATTCCCATTAGATCTAGTACTATTTCCTGGTCAGGAATTACCGCTTAGAATTTTTGAGCCGCGATACAAGCAGCTTGTAGATGATTGCATGCTAGGCGATGGACAATTTGGTGTGTGCCTGATTGATGATTCTGAAAAAATTCAAGGATGGCAGGCACCACATAGCATTGGAACAATAGCAAAGATCACAAAATGCCAAGACATTGACATTGCTGGCAGACATCTTTCCATAGAGACAGTAGGAAGGGGCAAGTTCAAGATTAAAAAAATAATCGAGCCTGCAGTATCATTACCATATGACTATGATCCAAACTCTGAAGAAGGATTGGAGAGAATGGGGCAATTACATGAAAAAATTGGAATCAATGAAAAGCTCTACATCCGCGCTGAGATTCAAATGATTCCAGAGATTACTGAAACGATAAAGCTTGATCAATGGAAAGAACTGGTGGAACTGTGGAAAGAAAAAATCATCTTGCAAGCACTGCCACGTGTTCTAAACCCATTTGAACTGGATCAAATACTTGTACAATACAGCTTAATCTCTGAAATCCCGACAATTGATTATGTATACTCACTTGCCGCATTGGGTGCTGCAAGTCCCAACGAATTACAACCGCTTCTTGAGACAGACAATCTGAACGATTTAATACAAAAGGTAAAAGAGCTATTCCAGAGGCGATAG
- a CDS encoding PEFG-CTERM sorting domain-containing protein, whose product MPTDFDPEKDAQLTITATDQKSKEPAQNVTFLVGLFHDDEMIFRNYFFAPNGVTTIILNPTDDETIKITGNQDSLLGAWHGTDSQPVTISGPVFESGGLYQFEIEIRTIDEPTNIIENEKTYSADVSVIEVSTHPQKDSKGNDVNFRMKSYFDSINEFRYEPENELVEFEMPFDWSDGTISHIPVVHEEVHFPKDFVEFWSPSYVGKVNGIELFKSSITIDDYTEEDERIVHFVLLGDHLKYVKNEMQKNKQEIPDKMIFSLTKSEKSAFPMIAMTKNEELQVDLSWDPPEISPDQKTKFVFTIRDGRTGEPMRQSTYDFVIIQNGNEIHRNSGNAAVGGAFEDYTFSEDQTGPTIIRFENIRNTGYETEFGVVVVPEFGEIAGLVLLASLLPILLVGRRLKRLF is encoded by the coding sequence ATGCCAACTGATTTTGATCCTGAGAAAGATGCACAACTAACAATTACTGCAACTGATCAAAAAAGTAAGGAACCTGCTCAAAATGTTACGTTTCTCGTAGGACTATTTCATGACGATGAAATGATTTTTCGAAATTATTTCTTTGCACCAAATGGTGTGACAACTATAATTCTAAATCCTACAGATGATGAGACGATCAAAATTACTGGAAATCAGGATTCGCTTTTGGGTGCATGGCATGGCACAGATTCACAACCTGTAACCATTAGTGGTCCAGTATTCGAGTCAGGAGGATTATACCAATTTGAGATTGAGATTAGAACAATTGATGAGCCAACAAATATCATTGAAAACGAAAAGACCTATTCTGCAGATGTTAGTGTGATAGAAGTAAGCACTCATCCACAAAAGGACAGTAAAGGTAATGACGTAAATTTTAGGATGAAATCATACTTTGATAGCATCAATGAGTTCAGATACGAGCCTGAAAATGAGCTAGTAGAGTTTGAGATGCCCTTTGACTGGAGTGATGGCACCATCTCGCACATTCCTGTAGTTCATGAAGAAGTTCACTTTCCAAAGGATTTTGTCGAATTTTGGAGTCCCAGCTATGTAGGTAAAGTAAACGGAATTGAGCTGTTCAAGTCATCAATTACCATTGATGACTATACTGAGGAGGATGAGCGAATTGTTCATTTTGTCTTACTTGGGGATCATTTGAAATACGTAAAAAATGAGATGCAAAAAAACAAGCAAGAGATTCCTGATAAGATGATCTTTTCATTAACGAAAAGCGAAAAATCTGCTTTCCCTATGATTGCAATGACAAAAAATGAAGAGCTTCAAGTTGATCTGTCTTGGGATCCACCAGAGATAAGTCCCGATCAAAAAACGAAATTTGTGTTTACCATACGTGATGGAAGAACTGGTGAGCCAATGAGGCAATCAACATATGATTTTGTAATTATTCAAAATGGAAACGAGATTCATAGAAACAGCGGAAACGCCGCAGTTGGTGGCGCATTTGAAGACTATACATTCTCAGAAGACCAGACAGGTCCAACAATAATTCGATTTGAAAACATTCGAAATACTGGATATGAAACAGAATTTGGAGTCGTTGTTGTTCCTGAATTTGGAGAAATTGCAGGACTAGTTTTGTTGGCGTCTTTGTTGCCAATTCTATTAGTTGGTAGAAGGCTGAAACGATTATTCTGA
- a CDS encoding copper resistance protein CopD, whose translation MNKFLMILLLISVTSLPLAYAHPFTEETNPARFSNVAAGTSEVIVYYSEGIELNFSVLKVLDSNGNQIDNKDTKYFEGDYSLIVTTPPLEDGTYTVTSKVLSKVDGHLVSDAIIFGVGDVVIDESAGASSPAELIFFPEAGARFPGLVGQTIVLGAAIASMFVWGTQRKDLIKDDMSKVQEFFHGKFLSVTGFGLSIVFASNILMLIVQSLRLEASAFDVLETSFGFTWIIRMGITVILLGIWFAMDRMGALSFKKQIPLLILSLALIATTTMLGHGMASEQMPAVVLDYVHNLVSAAWIGGIIFFVFVLLPTFGRLEETKREIMSVLAIPRFSIMIVISVGIVIVSGPTLLWLLESNIGIITESTYGKLIMAKILLAAAMIAMGGYYQFGVMKDAESKIKSKTVKVHKKLSKYLKAEAVLGIALLGVVALLTNGTLPAGEIQTVSAEQINFGLISSEFSDTIRFDVEILPFVTGSNTIWVTVSDVSGKAVVDLDEVKIKVSNPQRGVSPIEIPTEKISQNESGEKFRGDITFGFSGTWQVEIEAKRTESANESVIMNPFVKPRLADLKADVIEYQFPEPGAPLYPVFDGAGNIWISDSSAPRVWKFAIETQEFEKFEFDGKSSITLAVDNDGKIWFTDIPGSQIGFIDPKSQQVSLVELPKLKPLTQDSFPIALAADLNNDIWISIVNKNVLLRYDQETKNFEEFGLPTADSAPFALASDAKGKVWFSQQVSGQIGYIIPETGEIREIKPRTPLSTPETLTFDAQGNIWIAEHQAGGYITKFNPDLETFSKYSVPDSNAFPNGVVFDRYQNAWFAEHTVDKLGVFNPDTKQFIEVPIPTSESWIQFTTSDSNQDIWFVEQKPYKLGKVELTELPNTSTVRIDESEFSLRYSEIASPLIAMGVIATSLFFVKNVYDKRRINSLVDSE comes from the coding sequence ATGAACAAGTTTTTGATGATTCTTTTACTAATTTCAGTAACTAGTCTTCCACTAGCGTATGCTCATCCATTCACAGAGGAAACAAATCCAGCAAGATTTTCAAATGTTGCTGCAGGAACATCTGAAGTCATTGTTTACTATTCAGAAGGAATAGAGCTAAACTTTAGTGTACTCAAAGTGTTAGACAGTAATGGAAATCAAATCGACAATAAAGATACAAAATATTTTGAAGGAGATTATTCATTAATTGTTACAACTCCTCCTCTTGAGGATGGAACATACACAGTAACCAGTAAAGTTCTATCAAAGGTTGATGGACACCTCGTATCAGATGCCATAATCTTTGGAGTAGGTGATGTAGTTATTGACGAGTCAGCAGGTGCATCATCACCAGCTGAATTAATTTTCTTTCCTGAAGCAGGTGCTAGGTTTCCAGGATTAGTTGGACAAACAATAGTCCTAGGGGCAGCAATAGCTTCAATGTTTGTGTGGGGAACACAAAGAAAAGATTTGATAAAAGACGACATGAGCAAGGTCCAAGAGTTTTTTCATGGAAAATTTTTATCAGTTACGGGTTTTGGTCTTTCCATAGTTTTTGCATCAAACATTTTGATGTTAATTGTCCAGTCGCTAAGACTTGAGGCCTCTGCATTTGATGTATTGGAGACATCATTTGGTTTTACATGGATAATTAGAATGGGCATCACAGTCATCCTACTTGGAATTTGGTTTGCAATGGACAGGATGGGAGCACTTTCTTTCAAAAAACAGATACCGCTTTTGATATTGTCCTTGGCACTGATTGCAACTACAACAATGTTAGGACATGGAATGGCAAGTGAACAGATGCCTGCTGTTGTATTAGATTATGTTCATAATTTGGTTTCAGCCGCATGGATTGGAGGAATAATCTTCTTTGTCTTTGTTCTGCTTCCAACTTTTGGAAGACTAGAGGAAACGAAACGAGAGATAATGTCAGTTCTTGCCATACCAAGATTCTCAATAATGATTGTAATTTCAGTTGGAATAGTGATTGTTTCAGGCCCCACCTTGCTGTGGTTGCTTGAGAGCAACATTGGAATCATTACAGAATCAACCTATGGCAAGCTAATCATGGCAAAGATACTGCTTGCAGCAGCCATGATTGCCATGGGCGGATATTACCAATTTGGAGTAATGAAGGATGCCGAATCTAAGATTAAATCAAAAACTGTCAAGGTTCACAAAAAATTAAGCAAGTACCTAAAGGCAGAAGCTGTCTTAGGCATTGCACTTTTGGGAGTTGTTGCTTTGCTTACTAATGGAACGCTACCAGCAGGTGAGATTCAAACTGTTTCTGCAGAGCAAATTAATTTTGGTTTAATCTCATCAGAATTCTCTGATACGATAAGATTTGATGTGGAAATTTTACCATTTGTTACAGGTTCCAATACGATATGGGTCACAGTATCAGATGTTTCAGGAAAAGCTGTTGTAGATCTTGACGAGGTAAAGATCAAAGTATCTAATCCTCAACGGGGAGTATCACCAATTGAGATCCCCACAGAAAAGATCAGTCAAAATGAATCTGGAGAAAAATTCAGGGGAGATATCACGTTTGGATTCTCAGGCACTTGGCAGGTTGAGATTGAAGCAAAGCGTACTGAAAGTGCAAACGAAAGTGTAATCATGAATCCATTTGTGAAACCGAGATTAGCTGATCTCAAAGCAGATGTTATAGAATATCAATTTCCAGAGCCAGGAGCTCCGTTGTATCCAGTCTTTGATGGGGCAGGAAACATTTGGATTAGTGATTCATCAGCGCCAAGAGTTTGGAAGTTTGCAATAGAAACACAAGAGTTTGAAAAGTTTGAATTTGATGGCAAGTCATCAATTACATTAGCAGTTGATAATGATGGAAAGATTTGGTTTACTGACATTCCAGGAAGTCAAATTGGTTTCATTGATCCAAAATCACAACAGGTATCATTAGTTGAGCTGCCAAAATTAAAACCACTTACACAGGATTCATTTCCAATTGCTTTGGCTGCAGATTTGAATAATGACATCTGGATTTCAATTGTAAACAAGAATGTCTTGTTACGATATGATCAGGAAACGAAAAACTTTGAGGAGTTTGGCCTTCCTACTGCAGATTCAGCACCTTTTGCTCTAGCATCTGATGCCAAGGGAAAGGTGTGGTTCTCACAGCAGGTTTCAGGACAGATAGGATACATCATTCCAGAGACTGGTGAGATTAGAGAAATAAAGCCAAGGACGCCTCTCTCTACACCTGAAACATTGACATTTGATGCACAGGGAAACATCTGGATTGCAGAACACCAAGCTGGAGGATACATTACAAAGTTTAACCCAGATCTAGAGACTTTTTCAAAATATTCGGTTCCAGATTCTAATGCATTTCCAAATGGTGTTGTATTTGATAGATACCAAAACGCTTGGTTTGCAGAGCATACAGTAGACAAGCTAGGAGTGTTTAATCCAGACACCAAACAATTCATCGAGGTTCCCATTCCAACATCAGAGTCTTGGATACAGTTTACCACATCTGATAGTAATCAAGACATCTGGTTTGTAGAACAAAAGCCATACAAGCTTGGAAAAGTAGAGCTAACAGAGCTTCCAAATACCAGTACAGTACGAATTGATGAATCAGAATTTTCATTGAGATATTCTGAAATTGCTTCACCACTAATTGCAATGGGGGTAATTGCAACATCACTCTTCTTTGTCAAAAATGTATACGATAAGAGAAGAATAAACTCACTTGTTGATTCAGAATAA
- a CDS encoding PEFG-CTERM sorting domain-containing protein — protein MMAGATVPSAFADHATATVEMGMGSSVPGCEETNECYIPYEVTVDVGGEVTWVNDDAGHTVTAGDLNEDKDLVGVDYPNGFDSGFFTAGNSFSHKFEVAGDYPYFCQVHPWMVGIVHVQAEEMEDDHGDDHGDGMMHMEGDASAMGMTASGYSVMIWADKPAAGAGLEISLEVKDPNGMTVEHLNHDIKVTQAGAVVLDDKGAHHHEGTGSHTTAPLKTADPVDVEITLQGLGVGELSTRTGPIGEKVVFTKVVPEFGAITMLILSVAIISIIAVTAKSRVIPRL, from the coding sequence ATTATGGCTGGCGCAACAGTCCCATCAGCATTTGCTGACCATGCAACTGCTACAGTTGAAATGGGTATGGGTTCTAGTGTACCAGGTTGTGAAGAAACAAACGAATGTTACATTCCATATGAAGTAACCGTAGATGTTGGTGGCGAAGTAACATGGGTAAATGATGACGCAGGTCACACAGTAACTGCTGGAGATCTAAATGAAGACAAGGATCTAGTTGGAGTTGATTATCCAAATGGATTTGATAGTGGCTTCTTTACAGCAGGTAATTCATTCTCTCACAAGTTTGAAGTTGCAGGTGATTACCCATACTTTTGTCAAGTACATCCATGGATGGTAGGCATTGTACATGTACAAGCCGAAGAAATGGAAGATGATCACGGTGATGATCACGGTGATGGAATGATGCACATGGAAGGCGATGCCTCAGCTATGGGAATGACCGCAAGCGGATATTCAGTAATGATCTGGGCTGACAAACCAGCAGCAGGTGCAGGACTAGAAATTTCTCTTGAGGTAAAAGATCCTAATGGTATGACAGTGGAACATCTAAACCACGATATCAAAGTAACACAAGCAGGTGCAGTCGTATTAGATGACAAAGGTGCACATCATCATGAGGGAACAGGATCTCACACTACAGCTCCACTAAAGACTGCAGATCCAGTAGATGTTGAAATTACACTACAAGGACTTGGAGTAGGCGAGCTTAGTACAAGAACTGGCCCAATCGGTGAAAAAGTAGTATTTACAAAAGTTGTTCCAGAGTTTGGAGCAATTACAATGTTGATACTCAGTGTTGCCATAATCAGCATCATCGCAGTAACTGCAAAATCTAGAGTTATTCCAAGACTATAG
- a CDS encoding copper-binding protein: MKILLAILFASFLISPAFAQLNSQVLPTDQGTLNVDFSTSPASPNPGDITKLSIDFLNPTTNTVQEHIDYRLTVLKDGVTMFGPIPLTHTSTGSVTIPVEFGQKGTYDAVIEVEGILFQPIPLETVTFAVAVGEEASQSMPPISDGKEGGGCLIATAAFGSELAPQVQQLREIRDNVVLSTHSGTAFMTGFNQLYYSFSPTIADYERENPIFKETVKLAITPLVSTLSILNYVDVDSEEEMLGYGIGIIMLNAGIYIGLPTFAVLKVYQFRRK, from the coding sequence GTGAAAATTCTACTAGCAATTTTGTTTGCATCTTTTCTTATATCTCCAGCATTTGCACAATTAAACTCGCAGGTACTTCCAACCGATCAAGGAACATTAAATGTTGATTTCTCAACTTCTCCTGCAAGTCCTAATCCAGGAGATATCACAAAGCTAAGCATTGATTTCCTAAATCCAACTACAAATACTGTTCAAGAGCATATTGATTACAGATTAACAGTTCTCAAAGATGGCGTTACCATGTTTGGGCCAATACCACTAACACATACATCTACTGGTTCCGTAACAATCCCAGTGGAATTTGGACAAAAGGGAACTTATGACGCAGTGATCGAAGTTGAAGGAATTTTGTTTCAGCCAATTCCATTAGAGACTGTAACTTTTGCAGTTGCCGTTGGTGAAGAAGCATCACAATCTATGCCGCCAATTTCTGATGGAAAAGAAGGCGGAGGGTGTCTTATCGCTACTGCGGCATTTGGATCTGAGCTTGCTCCACAGGTGCAACAGCTACGAGAGATTAGAGATAATGTAGTATTATCTACTCATTCAGGTACTGCATTCATGACAGGATTCAACCAGTTGTACTATTCATTTTCACCAACAATAGCTGACTATGAGCGAGAAAATCCAATATTCAAAGAAACAGTAAAGCTTGCAATTACTCCATTGGTATCAACGCTTTCAATTTTGAATTATGTTGATGTTGATTCTGAAGAAGAGATGTTAGGTTATGGAATTGGAATCATTATGCTAAATGCTGGAATCTATATAGGACTACCAACTTTTGCAGTTCTAAAAGTGTACCAGTTTAGAAGAAAATAG
- a CDS encoding peptidase, with amino-acid sequence MSSKLPLFIALAAIIAVPIIADEAFAHGLGGDMAPPINFGGMKVTVSTELSPADITVGEVNEANMKVRFFDTLTDTTFEKVTYRVEVWRSGDLLARNLFYDLDGILNVKIQPVQGCTENDLWRCTTYYGSQHVSAPGALFVENEGRPTVKGPIFDKGGLYNIRVDIEGATSPKTQLSQILSYDTFVSVAQEQDFVINAYAQEVPVIVKTYYDHVDNFSFDTKDDSISFDMPFDWDPEYVNLVQVVHEEIRVPKSFSPYSEGKQFKGFVNGVEVDNRVLLLDPYSYEDSNVVHFLVTGAELERINNKLGPTNQKSGIMKFELVPQSEVQKNSVEFYLVKKDSGAKSGTNVNISWDSRYGVNDEIPFEFTFFDEKGNLLKDVRYAYYVIDSKNKVVTSGGTDSQQANGIVASEGIDIQKIKLPKQDSYRIDVALLGLGINFEQKYAGIGSGLIEVGPSTGMSAPKTSAVSIPDWVRNNAGWWADGQIGDSDFASGIEYMIKEKIIKVPTTQSKGNGESVIPDWVRNNAGWWSEGLISDEDFANGLQFLIANGIISV; translated from the coding sequence TTGTCATCAAAATTACCATTGTTTATTGCACTAGCTGCAATTATCGCAGTTCCAATTATAGCAGATGAAGCATTTGCTCATGGACTAGGAGGAGACATGGCACCGCCAATTAACTTTGGTGGAATGAAAGTTACAGTTAGTACTGAACTTAGTCCAGCCGATATTACTGTAGGTGAAGTCAATGAAGCAAACATGAAAGTTCGATTCTTTGACACCCTTACTGACACTACATTTGAAAAAGTCACCTATCGTGTAGAAGTTTGGCGAAGCGGTGATCTATTAGCACGAAACTTGTTTTATGATCTTGATGGAATTCTGAATGTCAAGATTCAACCAGTTCAAGGATGTACTGAGAATGATCTCTGGAGATGTACAACCTACTATGGTTCACAACATGTTAGTGCACCTGGAGCATTGTTTGTAGAAAACGAAGGACGACCAACCGTAAAGGGTCCAATTTTTGATAAAGGCGGACTGTATAACATTCGAGTAGACATTGAAGGAGCAACCAGTCCAAAAACACAACTATCACAAATTCTAAGTTATGATACATTTGTTAGTGTTGCACAGGAACAGGACTTTGTGATAAATGCATATGCACAAGAAGTTCCAGTAATTGTAAAAACATACTATGATCACGTTGATAATTTCTCTTTTGACACCAAAGATGATTCTATTTCATTTGATATGCCATTTGACTGGGATCCAGAATATGTTAATCTAGTCCAAGTTGTTCACGAGGAAATTAGAGTGCCAAAGAGCTTCTCTCCATATTCAGAAGGTAAACAATTCAAAGGATTTGTTAATGGTGTAGAAGTTGATAACCGCGTCTTACTGTTAGATCCATATTCGTACGAAGATTCCAACGTTGTTCATTTTCTAGTAACTGGTGCAGAGCTTGAACGAATCAATAACAAATTAGGACCTACTAACCAAAAAAGTGGCATTATGAAATTTGAGCTAGTTCCTCAAAGTGAAGTACAAAAGAACTCTGTAGAGTTTTATCTAGTCAAAAAAGATTCTGGAGCTAAATCTGGAACCAATGTTAACATATCTTGGGATAGCAGATATGGAGTTAATGATGAAATTCCATTTGAGTTTACATTCTTTGATGAAAAAGGAAATCTGCTAAAGGATGTTCGTTATGCATACTATGTAATTGATTCTAAAAATAAAGTTGTAACATCCGGAGGAACTGATTCTCAACAAGCTAATGGTATAGTAGCTTCTGAGGGAATTGATATCCAAAAAATCAAGCTGCCAAAGCAGGACAGCTATAGAATTGATGTTGCTCTGTTAGGCTTGGGAATAAACTTTGAACAAAAATATGCTGGAATAGGATCTGGATTAATTGAAGTCGGTCCTAGCACAGGAATGTCTGCCCCAAAAACATCTGCAGTATCTATTCCTGATTGGGTTAGAAACAATGCAGGATGGTGGGCTGATGGACAGATTGGAGACTCTGACTTTGCATCAGGCATTGAATACATGATCAAAGAAAAAATTATCAAGGTTCCCACAACTCAAAGCAAAGGAAATGGAGAATCTGTGATTCCTGATTGGGTTAGAAACAATGCGGGCTGGTGGTCAGAAGGCTTGATCTCTGATGAAGATTTTGCAAACGGTCTACAATTCTTGATTGCAAACGGTATAATTTCAGTTTAG
- a CDS encoding response regulator, giving the protein MAKVMVADDSESIRVLLRDVIAMGKHELVAEAVDGQDTIDKFNKFKPDVLLLDLAMPKKDGITVLREIMPKNPELKVIVVTANGTEKIISECMDAGATDYVAKPFQPNEILEKITN; this is encoded by the coding sequence TTGGCCAAAGTAATGGTAGCTGATGATTCAGAATCAATTCGAGTATTACTGCGAGATGTTATTGCTATGGGAAAACATGAGCTGGTTGCAGAAGCAGTAGACGGTCAAGATACAATTGATAAATTTAACAAATTCAAACCCGATGTTTTACTTTTAGATCTTGCCATGCCAAAAAAAGATGGTATTACAGTTTTGCGTGAGATAATGCCAAAAAACCCTGAACTCAAAGTAATTGTGGTTACTGCAAATGGAACTGAAAAAATTATTTCAGAATGCATGGATGCTGGAGCAACTGATTATGTTGCAAAACCATTTCAGCCAAACGAAATATTAGAAAAAATTACAAATTAA
- a CDS encoding phosphoribosyltransferase — MIQKKNVTWEDIESYCSMLENSIKNLGISFQSISTISRGGLVPARLLADRLGIKKILVDGNVIPRDSLFVDDIYDTGNTFEKISPKAEDLEGMIYATIFARKGKKLPKQLIYAKMTEGDEYIVFPWDRFEHK, encoded by the coding sequence ATGATACAGAAAAAAAACGTAACATGGGAAGACATAGAATCTTACTGTTCTATGCTAGAAAATTCAATCAAGAATTTAGGAATTAGTTTTCAGAGTATTTCGACTATCAGCAGGGGAGGTTTAGTTCCTGCTAGATTACTTGCAGACAGACTAGGAATTAAAAAAATTCTTGTTGATGGCAATGTCATTCCAAGGGATTCATTATTTGTAGATGATATCTATGATACAGGAAATACTTTTGAAAAGATTTCACCAAAAGCTGAGGATTTGGAGGGAATGATTTATGCAACTATCTTTGCACGAAAAGGAAAAAAGCTTCCAAAGCAGCTAATTTATGCAAAGATGACAGAAGGTGATGAATACATTGTTTTTCCGTGGGATAGATTTGAACATAAATAA